In one window of Fictibacillus phosphorivorans DNA:
- a CDS encoding GNAT family N-acetyltransferase → MKDHYKVLVGEGNAELDQQLSDELDKVNAASTIGTPAARELTVQILDKHGELAAGMSGWTWGVAAGIAMTWVREDVRKDGFGTKLLHDFEKEAIGRGCTHIFTTSFTFQAPGFYERHGYQELFRLEGLPTPGAADIHFRKKLVDL, encoded by the coding sequence ATGAAAGATCATTACAAAGTGTTAGTTGGTGAAGGAAATGCTGAGTTAGATCAGCAACTTTCTGATGAATTAGACAAAGTGAACGCCGCATCCACGATTGGCACTCCCGCTGCTCGAGAATTGACGGTGCAAATTTTAGATAAACATGGAGAACTTGCAGCTGGTATGAGTGGCTGGACGTGGGGAGTAGCTGCTGGAATTGCAATGACATGGGTTCGTGAAGATGTTCGTAAAGATGGATTTGGTACAAAATTACTACACGATTTTGAGAAAGAAGCTATAGGACGAGGTTGCACACACATCTTCACGACTTCCTTCACCTTTCAAGCACCAGGTTTCTATGAGCGTCACGGCTATCAAGAACTGTTTCGTTTGGAAGGATTACCTACTCCAGGAGCGGCAGATATCCATTTTAGAAAGAAATTAGTAGATCTATAA
- a CDS encoding STAS domain-containing protein yields the protein MGLVLEKDYIQYFTNNREEFQESLLSEARNVRGKIEEILLIGNIDLLSNAHKLVMYTIQGKDHELEKFAKIEGVSWASHSLTLAFKLEWVHAIRRTVWKYFQEFNKLNHIELEAESFFNTERQINDRIDKFLNELFLSYSEYKDNLIESQKTLVENLSVPIIPITSKVCVLPLIGSIDTYRIDTIEEKVLLEISRLRIGTLVIDLSGIAQMETEAIERIMKVMEGANMMGCECVITGLRPEIVRKITTIGLTFESKAQTKATLQQALEDFLR from the coding sequence ATGGGTTTAGTCTTGGAAAAGGATTATATTCAATACTTTACTAATAACAGAGAAGAGTTCCAAGAATCTTTATTAAGTGAAGCCCGAAATGTTCGTGGAAAGATTGAAGAAATTTTGTTGATAGGGAATATCGATTTATTGTCTAATGCCCATAAACTTGTGATGTACACCATTCAAGGAAAAGATCATGAATTAGAAAAGTTTGCAAAAATTGAAGGTGTATCGTGGGCATCTCACAGCCTTACGCTTGCATTCAAATTAGAATGGGTTCATGCCATCCGAAGAACGGTATGGAAATATTTTCAAGAATTTAATAAATTAAACCACATCGAATTAGAGGCTGAAAGTTTTTTTAATACAGAAAGGCAAATAAATGATCGCATCGATAAATTTTTGAATGAACTATTTTTAAGCTATTCAGAGTACAAAGATAACTTAATTGAGTCGCAGAAAACACTTGTTGAAAACCTTTCTGTTCCAATTATTCCGATTACATCAAAGGTTTGTGTGCTTCCGCTAATTGGAAGTATTGATACATATCGAATTGACACGATTGAAGAGAAAGTTCTTTTAGAAATCAGCAGACTCCGCATCGGCACGTTAGTAATTGATCTTTCTGGTATCGCTCAAATGGAGACAGAAGCGATCGAACGCATCATGAAAGTAATGGAAGGTGCGAACATGATGGGGTGTGAGTGTGTCATTACGGGGCTCCGCCCAGAAATTGTACGCAAAATAACAACGATCGGGTTAACTTTCGAAAGCAAGGCTCAGACAAAAGCTACACTTCAGCAAGCTTTAGAGGATTTTTTAAGATAG
- a CDS encoding sulfotransferase domain-containing protein → MSKAIRPFFFNSFPKSGTHLMFQILTGIHSITFDQNLHLYEGVSAQLADHQRELEKLKENEFLSGHIYYSASWEKLLQDLDLKQVFLYRDLRDVVVSYNYYIEKVDAPLHQYYQKKQLSKKERMLSIIRGIPELGHQNIHDWFSEFKGWLTALNVLSVKFEDLLRSEDSLDQSVQKIVQFITEEELGNLDQTIIKRAKENISTQDSATFRKGTIGNWKEEFDEEISDAFKEIAGHLLIELGYEKDLLW, encoded by the coding sequence ATGAGTAAAGCAATACGTCCTTTTTTCTTTAATTCGTTTCCTAAGAGTGGTACACATCTTATGTTTCAAATATTAACAGGAATTCATTCCATTACATTTGATCAAAATCTGCATCTTTACGAAGGTGTCTCAGCACAATTGGCTGATCATCAGCGCGAGCTAGAGAAATTAAAAGAGAATGAATTCTTGTCTGGCCATATTTATTATTCCGCATCATGGGAGAAGCTTCTTCAAGATCTCGATCTAAAACAAGTCTTCCTCTATCGAGACTTGCGTGATGTTGTCGTCTCTTATAATTATTATATTGAGAAGGTAGATGCTCCACTTCATCAATACTACCAAAAAAAGCAATTGTCCAAAAAAGAACGAATGCTATCCATCATAAGAGGAATTCCAGAATTGGGTCATCAAAATATTCATGATTGGTTCTCGGAATTTAAAGGATGGTTAACGGCGCTTAATGTGCTTTCTGTTAAGTTTGAAGATCTATTAAGAAGTGAAGATTCTCTAGACCAATCGGTTCAGAAGATCGTACAGTTTATTACGGAAGAGGAACTTGGAAACCTTGATCAGACGATAATCAAACGTGCGAAAGAAAACATTTCAACTCAGGACTCTGCTACATTCCGAAAAGGGACGATCGGAAACTGGAAAGAAGAGTTTGATGAAGAGATTTCTGATGCCTTTAAAGAGATAGCTGGCCATCTGCTCATTGAGTTAGGATATGAAAAGGATTTACTTTGGTAA